The following nucleotide sequence is from Vanrija pseudolonga chromosome 4, complete sequence.
GCGTAGTGACGAGGGTTGAGAACTGCACTGGTTAGTACGAATGTCCCATGTTGATGACGGCGACAGGAACAAAAAGTAGGGGGTAGGTTGGGATGGAACGcgaggggaggaaggggaagATGTAGGTAATTGACGCTCAAGAGAACATCGGATGGGCAGCATATTCTAATCAAGCTGCAAACTCAAATCCCCAAAGAATGGGCATGTGAGGTATGTGACGGGGGAGGCGACAGCTCGGGCGACTCACTAAATGTAACATAgccgacgtcctcgctcCGCTTGAGGCCGGGGATATGACGAATCTCAAGGGGCGGCTCGCGGTTCGAGTATGTAACCTGGGGCGCGCTCTGCAGCGACTGCTGCTTACGTGCGTCGACAAATTCCTGGCAGGGGGGTTAGTATCGAACTGGATGGCCGTGGAGTCGCTCCACTACACACATACCTGGAGGAAGGTACGGCCGTAGACGCGgtccgtctcgtcggcaAACAGGGTCGAGAAGATGACCGTCACACGGTCGTGGTTGGCCTGGATAAACATGGCCTCCGACTCGCGGTAGTTGATAATCTTCAGTTCTCCCTTGCTCTCGGCCGGCGCAAGGTTGACCTGCTGCGCACCAGCAGGCTCCTTGTAGTTGGCCTGCAGTGTCTTCTGCTCCTCAAACGCGGCCTGGAAGGGCGCAGCGAGGGCATTGCGCTTCAGCAGCGACAGGTGCTGGACCAGCTCTTGCCTCTCCTCTGTGGCCTGTGTCAGCACCACCGCTCATCTCGACAGTTCACACCGCAGCACGCACCAGGCGACGCGGGCAGCTTCTCGAGGTCAATCGCCAGCGACACGTTGTACTCGGGCTCGGTCTGGTTCTCGGGGAGGATGTAGCCGGCGTAAGCCTGCTCGAGATACTGGCGGGCGCCGTACTTGACGAGGTCGGGCCAGCAGAGGATGCCCATGGAGAGGAGGATGACCGTCTTCGAGTCGGGCGTGGAGAGGTGGAAGCGGACGCTGTCAAAGTCGACAAACTGGATGTCGGCGCGGGACTCCCTGGGGAGGCGTTAGACATTGTTCATGGGGGCTTGTCAGACCGGGCGACAAAGACGTGCAAGTCCACGCCCGTGCCCAAGACGCACTTCTCGAACCGGTCGGTGAGGACATCGTG
It contains:
- the arc2 gene encoding Actin-related protein 2/3 complex subunit 2, yielding MILLESHNVIIHDVLTDRFEKESRADIQFVDFDSVRFHLSTPDSKTVILLSMGILCWPDLVKYGARQYLEQAYAGYILPENQTEPEYNVSLAIDLEKLPASPEERQELVQHLSLLKRNALAAPFQAAFEEQKTLQANYKEPAGAQQVNLAPAESKGELKIINYRESEAMFIQANHDRVTVIFSTLFADETDRVYGRTFLQEFVDARKQQSLQSAPQVTYSNREPPLEIRHIPGLKRSEDVGYVTFILNPRHYANPTQALSTISRIQLFRDYLHYHIKCSKAYMHSRMRYRVAEFLKVLNRAKPEVANAERRTVSGRTFRSR